From the Streptomyces sp. Sge12 genome, the window GCGGCGACCAGGCGTACGGCGTGACGTTCGACGTCCACCTCACGCATGAGCTCGTCCATATGGGCACGAGCCAGGGCTTCTGGGATGAGTTGCATTTCGCGGGTCCTGTTCTGACGCGAGGTCATCGCGCCGGCGGTGATGAAGTCTGCGTGGGCGGCGCCGTGGGGCTGCTCGCTCGTGGTGTGGGCGGTCATGAGGGCCTGCTTCAAGGGGTCGTGCGTCAAGGGGCGGTCGATGGTTCCGATGGCGGTCATGCCGAGACAACCGGGTTCTTGCGCGGACGGCCACGGGGACGCTTGCGGGCGACGACGACACCCTGGACGAAGAGCTCGCCACCCCAGACACCCCAGGGCTCGCGGCGCTCGATCGCCCCGGCGAGGCAGGCCTCGACCAGCGGGCAGGTGCGGCAGAGGGACTTGGCGTACTCGACGTCGGCCGGGGACTCGGCGAAGAAGACCTCGGGGTCGAAGGTGCGGCACGGTACGGGCACACCGAGGTTCTCGATGGCGTCGTCGAGCGCGGTGAGCGCGGTGAGCGGGGTCAAGGTGTGGTCCTCCGGGACTGCGGGCGGGGAGATCAGTTGGGTCTGCGGTACGGACGGGGCGTGCGCTTCGAGTTGCACGGTGGTTTCTTCCTCGTCTTGTTCGGCTAGTCGTTCCGGCCGGTCGGCCGGGTTCGGCTGGGTTGTGCTCTCACACCGACTGGCACTGCCAGTCCCGAGACCCCTTCGCTCCGTCGCCCCCGGTCGGGGACAAACAGAAGGGCCGCGGATCCCGGGTGGGGTTCCGCGGCCCTGAAGGCGCCGGCCTGATCATGCGATCAGGCTGGATCACTCCAGGGTTCGAGCCCGCGGAAGGCCCACATCAGGTGGTGCTGCTGCTTCGTCTGCTTCTTCAGGGATCCGGCACCGGCTGCGGCAGCGAATCCATAGGCGCCATGCGTCTGCGCTTCTGCTGCCAGTACTGCCACCGGTGCCTGGGTCGGTCGCTCATTGCGCTCGCTGACCGGAAGGGTCGCCAGCAGGGCGGGGCGGTCGGCGGAAATCGCGGACACACCGGTACCCAGGATGGAGACGGAACCGAGCAGGCAGGAAGCGTCGACCGAGCGATCGGTCATTTTGGTGAAGGTCATGAAGCTGGTCACTGGTCTCGCCTCCTCTCGGCGTCTCGGGGACTCGGCCCGAGGGCCTGTCCCATGCGTATTCGGATAAGTACAGCACGGATCCAGGGCTTCGGAGAAGCCACCGTTTCCGTTGCTAAGAACCTATGGGTCTTCGCTGGGCATGTGCAAACTATTTTTCCGACGAGTTTCTACGCGTCGTCAGGATGCCCGGCCCCAACCTCCTGACCTGCGCAGATGGCCAGGACCTCGGCTCCGTACCGCGCAAGCTTACGGCCGCCCACTCCGGAGATCATCGAGAGCTCCCCCTCCTCGGAGGGCGCGGCCTCCGCGATGGCGATCAGCGTCTTGTCGGTGAAGACGCAGTAGGCGGGCAGGCCCTGCTCCTTCGACTGGGCCGCGCGCCACTCCCGCAGCCGCTCGTAGAGTCCCTCGTCCATGTCGGACGGGCAGTCCTCACAGCGCATCAGCTTCAGCTCGCCGGCCTCGGTCAGCGTCTTGCCGCAGACCCGGCACAGCGCCGGACCGCGGCGGCCGCGCCCCCGCGCCGCTCTCCCGTCCGCGGAGCCCGGGCCGGGGGCCGGGGCCGCCGAGCCCGGCCGCAAGCCGTTCAGGAAGCGGCTGGGCCGCCGGGAGGGCCTGCCGCCGGGAGCGCGGGAGAGGGACCAGGAGAGGGTCAGGTGCAATCGCGCCCGGGTGACGCCGACGTAGAGCAGCCGCCGTTCCTCCTCGACCTGCTCGTCGGTCTTGGCATAGGTGATCGGCATCATGCCGTCGGTGAGACCCGCGAGGAACACGGCGTCCCATTCCAGGCCCTTGGCCGCGTGCAGCGAGGCCAGGGTCACGCCCTGGACGGTCGGGGCGTGCTGGGCGGCCTTGCGCTCCTCCAGCTCGACCGTGAGGTCGGCGAGGGTGGCCCCGGGCCGGCCGCGGGCGAAGTCCTCGGCGAGCCGGACCAGGGCGGCCAGCGACTCCCACTGGTCGCGCACGGCGCCGGAGCCGGCGGGCGGCTCGCCGCTCCAGCCGGTGGAGCTGAGCACCGCGCGGACCTGCGGGCCGAGCTCCACGACGTCGTCGAGCAGGGGGTCGTTCCCGCCGGAGCGGGCGGCTCCGCGCAGCGCGAGGATGGCCCTCTGGACCTCCTGGCGCTCGAAAAACCGCTCGGCGCCGCGCAGCTGGTAGGGGACCCCGGCGTCGGCGAGGGCCTGCTCGTAGACCTCGGACTGGGCGTTGATGCGGTAGAGCACGGCGATCTCGCCGGCCGGGACGCCCGCGGCGATCAGGTCGCGGATGCGGTGGGCGACGCCCTCCGCCTCGGCGGGCTCGTCGGCGTACTCGGCGTAGACGGGGTCGGGACCCCGCTCGCGCTGCGAGACGAGCTCCAGCCGGTGCTCGGCGGCGCGGCCCTTGGCCTGGTTCAGGAGCCCGTTGGCGAGGTGGACCACCTGGGGGGTGGAGCGGTAGTCGCGGACCAGCTTGACCACGGTGGCCTGCGGGTAGCGGGTGCGGAAGTTCAGCAGGTGGTCGGGGGTGGCGCCGGTGAAGGAGTAGATGGTCTGGCTGGCGTCACCGACCACGCAGAGGCTGTCGCGCTCGCCGAGCCACAGGTCCAGCAGCCGCTGCTGGAGCGGGCTGACGTCCTGGTACTCGTCGACGACGAAGTGCTGGTACTGGGTGCGGATCTGCTCGGCGATGTCGTGGCGGTCCTGGAGGATGCCGACGGTCAGGAGCAGCACGTCCTCGAAGTCGATCATGCCGCGGTCGCGCTTGAGCTGTTCGTACGTGCCGTAGATCTGGGCGATCTCGGCCAGGTCCCGGGGGGCCTCGCGGCCCGACTTCAGGGCGGCCACCGGATAGTCGGCGGGCACGGTCTGGGTGACCTTGGCCCACTCGATCTCGCCCGTGACGTCGCGCAGCTCGTTGCGGTCGAGGCGGATGCGGCAGCGGGCGCCGGCCTCGGCGACGAACTGGATCTTGCGCTCCAGCAGCCGGGGCACCTCCCCGCCGACCGCTTTCGGCCAGAAGTACTGGAGCTGACGCAGGGCGGCGGAGTGGAAGGTGCGGGCCTGCACCCCGCCCGCGCCCAGGGTGCGCAGGCGGCCGCGCATCTCGCCCGCGGCGCGGTTGGTGAAGGTGACGGCGAGCACACTGGCCGGCATGAGCTGCCCGGACCGGACGCCGTAGGCGATGCGGTGGGTGATCGCGCGGGTCTTGCCGGTACCGGCACCCGCCAGCACGCACACCGGTCCGCGCAGGGTCGTCGCGACCTCGCGCTGCTCCGGGTCGAGGCCCAGGAGCACCGCGTCGGCCGAGTCGGCGGAGTCGGGGCCACCCGGGAACGATGAGGAGTGCGTTGCTGCTGTCACCCCGCCATGCTGCCAGGTCTCGTGGGTCGGGCGGGAAAGTTGTCCACAGGCAGCACGTATCAGTCGTATCAGTCACACCGGGCGCCCGGCGGCGGCCGTACGGGAATGGCCGCCGGGTCCCGTACGTTCGTGTACTCGGACCACCGAGCCCTCACGAAGGAGAGCGCAGCATGCAGGACACGGGCACCGTCACGATGTACAGCACGACCTGGTGCGGCTACTGCCGTCGGCTGAAGACCCAGCTGGACCGGGAAGGCATCGCGTACAACGAGATCAACATCGAGCTCGACCCGGAGTCCGCGGCGTTCGTGGAGAAGGCCAACGGCGGCAACCAGACCGTTCCCACCGTCCTCGTGAAGTCCGCCGCGGGCAGCGAGTCCGTCATGACGAACCCGAGCCTGGCCCAGGTCAAGCAGGCCCTCGCCGTCTGAGCGGCAGCCCGAGCGGCTCCGGGAACGGATGCGAGCGGGCGCGAACGAACGAACACAGCGGAGGGCCCCCGCCGAGGCGGGGGCCCTCCGCTGTGTCACGGAGCGGGAAGTGACGAAGGTTACGCGGCCGCCTTCGGCAGCGGCTCGCCGTACCAGAGCTCGACCAGCCGCGCGGCGATGGAAATGCCCGACGGGGGAAGCACCTCGCCCGACGCGAACGCCGCGCGCAGCTCCTCCCGCGAGAACCAGCGGGCCTCCTGGATCTCCTCGCCGTCCACCGTGATCTCCGAGGTGGTGGCGCGGGCCCTGAAGCCCAGCATCAGGCTGTACGGGAAGGGCCACGGCTGGCTGGCCACGTACTCGACCTCGCCGACCCTGACGCCCGCCTCCTCCCACACCTCGCGGATGACGGACTGCTCTATCGACTCGCCCGGCTCCACGAAGCCCGCGAGGGTGGAGAAGCGGCCCTCGGGCCAGTGCACCTGGCGGCCCAGCAGCGCCCGGTCCCGGTCGTCCGTGACCAGCATGATCACGGCCGGGTCGGTCCGCGGGTAGTGCTCGGCGCCGCAGCCCGGGCAGCGGCGGATGTGCCCGGCGGCCGCGACCACCGTGCGCTCGCCGCAGCGCGAGCAGAATCGGTGCATCCGCTGCCAGTTCTCCAACGCGACCGCGTGCACCATCAGTCCGGCGTCGCGCGGGGACAGCAGCAGTCCGGCCTCGCGCAGGCCGGCCGGGCGGGCCGACTGGTCCATGCGGCCGGGCAGCGCGTCCTTCTGCAGCGCGAAGTACCGTACGCCGTCCTCGTCGGTGCCCAGGAAGTAGCGGTGGGTCTCGGTGACCGGGGCCTCGAAGGCCGGGGTCATCACGATGCCGGTGCCGCCGTCGGGGGTGTCGTCGATGAGGACCTGCCCGCCGGAGACGACGAAGACGCGGGTCGTCGGGTGGCTCCAGGCCGCGGCGAGCCACGCCTCGTCGAGACGGTGGTGCGCGGCGCGGTCGATCCCGCTGGGCGCGGCGAGCGAAAGAGGGCGCTCGGTGAGAGGGCGCTCGGTATGGGTGCTCACAGGTACTTCCAACTCCCCCGGTGGTGGGACAGGCAGGCTCGGTACGGCAGGTGTGTGCGTCGGGTGTCAGGCGGTGGTGCGGTGGTGGGCGGCGGCGAGGTCTCCCCAGAGGTAGGCGCTCGTTTCGACGCCCTTGAGCAGGAGGTCCAGCTCGACCTTCTCGTTCGGCGCGTGCCAGCCGTCGGACGGGACCGAGATCCCGAGGAAGAGGACGGGCGCGTCCAGGACGTCCTGGAGGTCCGCCGCGGGGCCGGAGCCGCCCTCCCGCGTGAAGCGGATCTTCTGGCCGAAGGCGCGGCCCATGGCCCGGACGACGGACTGGAGGGCCGGGTGGTCCAGCGGGGTCAGGCACGGCCGGGTCGGTGCGCCGAAGGTGATGGAGTGGCGGATTCCGGCCGGGATCCCGGCCGCGACCCAGTCCCTGACGGCTGCCTCGACCTCGTACGGGTCCTGGCCGGACACCAGGCGGAACGAAAGCTTCAGGTGGGCGGAGGCGGGCACGATGGTCTTGCCGCCGGGGCCCTGGTAGCCGCCGCCGATGCCGTTGACCTCGGCCGTGGGGCGGGCCCAGACGCGCTCCAGGGTGGAGTACCCGGCCTCGCCCGCGGCCGCGTGGGACTTGGCCGTACGCAGCCACTCGGACTCGTCGAAGGGCAGCTCGGCGATGAGCGCGCGCTCCGCGTCCGTCAGTTCGGCGATGTTGTCGTAGAAGCCGGGGATCGTGACCCGCCCGTCGGCGTCGTGCAGGGCCGCGACCAGGCGGGCGGCGGCGGTCGCCGGATTGGGCACGGCCCCGCCGAAGGCGCCGGAGTGGATGTCCTGGTCCGGACCGTGCAGGTCGATCTCGCAGTCGGCGAGGCCGCGCATGCCGGTGCAGACGGTGGGGGTGGTCTCGGACCACATGCCGGTGTCGGAGACGATCACGACATCGGCGGCGAGCTCCGCGGCGCGGGCCTCGACGAGCTCGCGGAAGTGGGCGGAGCCGGACTCCTCCTCGCCCTCCACGATCAGCTTGAGGTGCACGGCGGGGGCGGCGGCGCCGGTGGCCGCCAGGTGCGCCCGCACCCCGAGGGTGTGGAAGAACACCTGGCCCTTGTCGTCGGCGGCGCCGCGGGCGTACATCCGGCCGTCGCGGATCACCGGCTCGAACGGATCGGTGTGCCAGCCGTCCGCGAGGGCGGCGGGCTGCACGTCGTGGTGCCCGTACACGAGGACCGTGGGCGCGTCCGGGTCCTCGCTCGGCCAGTGCGCGAAGACGGCGGGCGCGCCGGGGGTCTCCCACACCTCGGCGACCGGGAAGCCGGTCTCCTTGAGCTTCGCCGCGAGCCATTCGGCGCTGCGGCGTACGTCGCCCGCGTGCTCGGGCTGGGCCGAGACGGAGGGGATGCGGAGCCACTCGGCGAGGTCGTCGAGGAAGGCGGCGCGGTGGGTGTCGATGTACGTGCGGACGACGTTGTCCGGCGGGGTGTCGCTCATGCCCACGAGCCTAGCCGTCCGCCTGATGGTCACCGTCCGGGTCCGATTCGCCTTGGAGGATCCGCTCAAGACGGGCCCGGTCCGGGAGGTTGCGGGGGCGGATGACGCGGCCGCTGCGGACGTGCAGGAAGGCGGCGGAGACCCGGTCGAGGGGGGTGTTCGTGGCCTCGGCCCAGGCCACGCGGTAGACGGCGAGCTGGAGGGGATCGGCCTCGGTGGTGCGGCCGGTCTTCCAGTCGACGATCTCGTACGAGCCGTCCTCGTTCCGGTAGACGGCGTCGATCCGGCCGCGGACGACCCGGCCGGCGAGGGTGAGCTGGACCGGGGCCTCCATGCGGTGGGGGGGCCGGTCCGCGTACGGGCTGCGCTCGAAGGCCGCCTTGAGGGACTCGAGGTCGGCCTCGTCGGCGATCTCCTGGTCGGAGCCGGCGCCGGGGAGGTCGGTGACGGGGTCCAGGACATCGAGGAACGGCAGCGGCAGCTCGTCGAAGCGGGACTCCACCCAGGCGTGGAACCGGGTGCCCTGGCGGGCGGCGGGCTGCGGGGGGCGCGGCATCGGGCGGGCCAGGTCGCGTACGAAGCCCTGCTCGTCGGCGGCGAGCCGGAGCAGCTGGCTGGCGGACAGGGCGGACGGCAGCTCGACGTCGCGGACGGCCGCGCGGGCACGGCGGAGCTCGCCCTCGAGGGCGTCGAGGTCACGGTCCCAGGAGGCGACGGCGCGAGCCTCTTCGGGCACGAGGCCGCCGCTGCCGTGACCGGCCGGACGCCGATCCGCCGCGGCGGCCGCCCCGGCCGGACCCCGACGCGGGGTCGCCGCGTCGGCCGGCCCGGCCTCGCCGGCCCACGGGTCGGCCCCCGGCCACAGGTCCTCGCCCTCCGGGCCGGGCCGGCCCCCGGCGGGGGCGTCCGCGGCGGGGGTGGCCGGGTCGGATTCGTCCCCCGCCCCGCCCCTTCCCGAAACCGGGGCGCTGCCCCGGGCCCCGTGGGGCGCGCCGGTCCCCGGACGGGCCCAAGCCTCGCCGGACCAGAGGTCGTCGGGGTCCGGCCCGGCGACGTCGGCCGGGGCCGTACCGGGGCCGTCGGCTCGGCTCACGGGCCCGGGGCCGTCCGCTGCGGACTCGGGGGCCCAGGGGCCGTCGGACGGGGGTTGCGGGTCCCAGGGGTCTTCAGCCGGCCATGGCTCCTCGCAGTCCGGGGGCCAGAGGTACTTGTCCTCCTCCGGGGGCGGGGGCGGGGCCGCGAGGTAGGACTCCACCAGGGCGGCCGCCGCACGGCGCAGGGTCAGCGAGTGCGGGTCGAGCGGGAGGGGCCAGGAGTGGTCGGGGGTGGATTCGCCGGACAGCGCCGGGTTCTCGGCGGTGGGGTCGGGCTCGTCCGCCCACGCCTCGATCTCGCCGAAACCGGCCGAGCAGTGCTCGTACAGGGCCTCCAGGAACGCCGAGGGGCCGCGGCGCTTCTTCTGGCTCGGCCCCCACCAGTGGCCCGAGGCCAGCAGCAGGGAGCGCGGCCGGGTGAAGGTCACGTAGCCGAGGCGGAGCTCTTCCACCGACTTGTGGTGCTTCAGCTCGGCCTTGAAGGACTTCAGGCCGGCCGAGGTCCAGGCCGGGTCCCCGGGCAGGGTGGGGGCGTCGCCGCGCAGCGCGTACGGGAGCACCTTCGCGTACGAGGTCCAGGCCTCCGGCGGCTTCTCCTTCGGGAAGGCGCCCGCGCACAGGTCCGGGACCACCACGACGTCCCACTCCAGGCCCTTGGACTTGTGGGCGGTGAGCACCTTGACCGTGTTCTCGCCGCCCGGCAGGGCGTGGTCCAGGCCCTTCTCGTACTGGGCGGCGGTGCGCAGGAAGGCCAGGAAGGCCAGCAGCGTGGCCTCGCCGTCCAGGGCGGCGAAACCGGCCGCCACGTCCATGAAGTTCGACAGGGTCTCGCGGCGGCGGGCCGCCAGCGCGTGCGGGGAGGCGGACAGCTCCACCTCCAGGCCGGTGGCGGTCAGCACCCGGTGCAGGACGTCCATCAGCGGGTCCGCGAGGGAGCGCCGCAGATCGCGCAGTTCCTGGGCGAGGTGCGCGAAGCGGATCCGGGCCTCCGCCGAGAAGGGGAGGTCGTCCGGGGCCTGTCCGGCGCCGTCGAGGAAGGTCTCCAGTGCGTCGGCCAGCGACACGATCTCGGCCGGGTCCACGCCCTCCACGGCCGCCGCGAGGCGTTCGTCCGGGTCCGCCCCGGCGGGCGCGCGGCTCACCAGGAGCCGGGCGCGGCGGCCCAGCAGGGCCAGGTCCCGCGCGCCGATCCGCCACCGCGGGCCGATCAGGAGCCGGACCAGGGAGGCGTTGGCGCCGGGGTCCTGGAGGACCTCGCAGACGGCGACGAGGTCGGCGACCTCGGGCAGGTGCAGCAGCCCGGAGAGCCCGACGACCTCCACCGGGACGTCCCGGTCCACCAGAACGGCCTGGATCTGCGCGAAGTCCCCGGCGGAGCGGCACAGTACGGCGATCTCGCGCGGCTCCGTCCCGGTGCGGACCAGGTGGGCGACGGAGTCGGCGAGCCAGTCGAGCTCCTGCGCGTGGGTCTCCAGCAGGGCGCAGCGGACCTGCCCGGCGGCCTCCGCGCCCGGCGCCGGGCGCAGCGCCTCCACGCCCTCGTGCATGGCGCGCAGCGGGGCGGCGAGGCCGTTGGCGAGGTCGAGCAGGCGGCCGCCGCTGCGCCGGTTCTCGCTGAGGGAGAGCCGGGTGGCGGGGGTCCCGTCGGCGTGCGGGAAGTGTTCCGGGAAGTCGTCGAGGTTGGCGACGGAGGCCCCGCGCCAGCCGTAGATCGCCTGGCAGGGGTCGCCGACGGCGGTCACGGCGTGGCCGGAACCCGCGCCGAAGAGGCCGGACAGCAGCAGCCGCTGCGCGACGGAGGTGTCCTGGTACTCGTCGAGCAGGACCACCCGGAACTCCTCGCGCAGCATGGCCCCCACCTCGGGCCGGGTGGTGGCGAGCTGCGCGGAGAGGGCTATCTGGTCGCTGAAGTCGAAGAGGTCGCGGGAGCGCTTGGCGGCGCGGTAACGGGCGACCAGCTCCAGCAGTTCGAGGCGGCCGCGCACGGCCTCCGGGACCTTGCGGAGGTCTTCGTTGGTGAGCTTGGTGCCGGCGAGCACGCCCAGCAGCTCGGTGTCGTGCAGGCGCAGCCGCTCGGGCTCGACCAGGTGCTCGGAGAGCTCCCCGTCGAGCGCGAGGAGGTCGCCGACCAGGTCGGGAACGGACTTGGTGAGCGAGGGGTACGGGCCGGGGGCCTCGCGGAGCACCTTCGCGGCGAGCTGGAAGCGGGTGGCGTCGGCGAGCAGCCGGGAGCTGGGCTCCAGGCCGATGCGCAGGCCGTGGTCCTTCAGGAGCTGTCCGGCGAAGGCGTGGTACGTGGAGATGCGCGGCTCGCCGCCGGCCGCGTCGGTGTCGGCCGGGGAGGGGTCGGGGTCGGTGATGCCGGCCCGCGCCAGTGCCTTGCGTACGCGCTCGGACAGTTCGCCGGCGGCCTTGTTGGTGAAGGTCAGGCCGAGGACCTGCTCGGGCGCGACCGCGCCGGTGCCGACGAGCCAGACCACTCGGGCGGCCATGACGGTGGTCTTGCCGGAGCCGGCGCCCGCGACGACGACCTGGGGGGCGGGCGGGGCGGTGACGCAGGCCATCTGCTCGGGCGTGAAAGGGATCCCGAGGAGCTCCTTGAGCTGCTCGGGGTCGGTGAGGGCGGGCGGACGCGCGGGCACCTGAAAAGGCTAGCCGCCCCCACCGACAGCCCCGACCGGACGAACCCGGGCCGGACGAACCCGGCCGACCGCTCCGGCCGCCGACCTCACTCGACGGTCTGGCGGCCCTCCGGGCGGGCGCTGCACGAGCTGCGGAAGGAACAGTGGTCGCAGTGGCGGCCGGTCGCGGGCGCGAAGCGTTCGTCCAGGACCCGGCCGGCGGCGGTGGCCAGCAGGTCGCCGACCCACTCGCCGTCGAGCGGCTGCTGGGCCTGGATCTTCGGGACCGTGTCGCCGCCCTCCTTCTTGGGCGCGGCCTGGCGGAGCTGGACGAGTTCGGCGCCGCCGGACGCGGGGCGCAGGCCGTCGAAGACCTCGTCGACGGCGCCCTCGCGCACGGCGAGCTGGTAGACGGCGAGCTGGGGGTGGCGGGCCACCTCGTCGCGGGTGGGCGCGGACTTGCCGGTCTTGAAGTCGACGACGTACGCACGCCCCTGCGGGTCCGCTTCGACCCGGTCCATGGAGCCCCTGATGCGTACGGCGACGTCCCCGGCTTCGAGTGTGACGTCGAAATCGTGCTCCGTGGCGACGGCCGCCCGGCCCCCGCGGTCGGTGTTGTGCCAGCGCAGGAAGCGCTCCAGGGCGGCGCGAGCGTTGTCCTTCTCCTGGCGGGACTTCCAGGGGGCGTCGAAGGCGAGGGCGTCCCACACCGAGTCGAGGCGTTCCATGAGGACGGCCAGGTCGGCGGGGGTGCGTCCGGAGGCGACCTCGTCGGCGAGGACGTGGACGACGTTGCCGAAGCCCTGGGCGGCGGTGGAGGGGGTGTCGGCCTTGACCTCACGGCCGAGGAACCACTGGAGGGAGCAGGTGTTGGCGAGCTGCTCCAGGGCGCTGCCGGACAGGGCGACGGGCCGGTCCCGGTCGCGCAGCGGGACGCTGCTGCGGGTGGGCTCGTACAGGCCCCACCAGCGCTGCGGGTGCGCGGCGGGGACCAGCGGGCGGTCCTCGTCGTCGGTGAGCGCGGCGAGGCGGGCGAGGCGCCGGGCGGCCGCGTCGCGCAGGGCGGGCGAGGCGTCCGGGTCGACGGTGGTGGCGCGCAGCTCGGCGACGAGCGCGGCGACGGCGAGGGGGCGGCGGGGGCGGCCGGTGACGTCGCGCGGGGGGACGCCGAGCTCGGTGAGGAAGCGGGAGGGCTGGTCGCCGTCGTCGGCGGGAGCCTTGACGGCGGTGACGACGAGGCGGTCGCGGGCGCGGGTGGCGGCGACGTAGAAGAGCCGGCGCTCCTCGGCGAGCAGCGCGCCGGGAGTGAGGGGCTCGGCGAGACCGTCACGGCCGATACGGTCGGCCTCCAGGAGGGAGCCGCGGCGGCGGAGGTCGGGCCACAGGCCCTCCTGGACGCCGGCGACGACGACGAGGGACCACTCCAGGCCCTTGGAACGGTGGGCGGTCATCAGCCGGACGGCGTCGGAGCGGGTGGCGCGGGCCGTCAACGTGTCGGCGGCGATGTCCTCCGCCTCCAGTTGTTCGAGGAAGTTGAGCGCGCCGCGGCCGCCGGTGCGCTCCTCGGCGCGGGCGGCGGTGTCGAAGAGGGCGCAGACGGCGTCGAGGTCGCGGTCGGCGTTGCGGCCGGCCGCGCCGCCGCGGCGGGCGCTGCGCTCCAGCCGCTGCGGCCAGGGGGTGCCGTCCCACAGGACCCAGAGGGCCTCCTCGGCGGTGCCGCCGCCCTGGAGCAGCTCACGGGCCTTGCGCAGGAGCAGGCCGAGGCGTTGCGCGCCGCGGGCGTAGGCGGGGTCGTGCGCAGTGAGCCGCTCGGGCTCGGCGAGGGCGCGGGCGAGCAGTACGTCGGAGGGCGCGGGCACCTTGACGCCTGCGGCGCGCTCCTCGTCCCGCAGGGCGCGGCCGAGCCGCCGCAGGTCGGCGGCGTCCATCCCGCCGAGGGGGGAGGCGAGCAGCGTGAGCGCCGCCTCAACGCCTCCGGCGGGGTCGCCGAAGTCCCCGGGGCCCCGCCCCGGCCCGGCCTCGACGGCGTCGGAGTCGCCTCCGGCGAGGGCTGCGGCCTGCTCCGGACCGCTGGCGGGCAGGGCGTGCAGCCCGGGGGCCGCCCCCGGTCCCGGCTCGGCCGCGTCGCCGGCGTGGTCGTCGGTGCTCCGCCCCGGGCCGGCTTCGGCGGCGTCCGGGGCGCCTTCGGACGGGGCTGGGACTGGTGCGTCGGCTTCGGTGGCTGTGAGGCGGAGGGCCGTCAGGAGGGGGGCGACGGCCGGTTCGTGGCGCAGCGGGGTGTCCGTGGCGTCCGTCTCGGTGGGGACCCCCGCCGCGA encodes:
- a CDS encoding WhiB family transcriptional regulator is translated as MQLEAHAPSVPQTQLISPPAVPEDHTLTPLTALTALDDAIENLGVPVPCRTFDPEVFFAESPADVEYAKSLCRTCPLVEACLAGAIERREPWGVWGGELFVQGVVVARKRPRGRPRKNPVVSA
- a CDS encoding ATP-dependent DNA helicase UvrD2, with protein sequence MTAATHSSSFPGGPDSADSADAVLLGLDPEQREVATTLRGPVCVLAGAGTGKTRAITHRIAYGVRSGQLMPASVLAVTFTNRAAGEMRGRLRTLGAGGVQARTFHSAALRQLQYFWPKAVGGEVPRLLERKIQFVAEAGARCRIRLDRNELRDVTGEIEWAKVTQTVPADYPVAALKSGREAPRDLAEIAQIYGTYEQLKRDRGMIDFEDVLLLTVGILQDRHDIAEQIRTQYQHFVVDEYQDVSPLQQRLLDLWLGERDSLCVVGDASQTIYSFTGATPDHLLNFRTRYPQATVVKLVRDYRSTPQVVHLANGLLNQAKGRAAEHRLELVSQRERGPDPVYAEYADEPAEAEGVAHRIRDLIAAGVPAGEIAVLYRINAQSEVYEQALADAGVPYQLRGAERFFERQEVQRAILALRGAARSGGNDPLLDDVVELGPQVRAVLSSTGWSGEPPAGSGAVRDQWESLAALVRLAEDFARGRPGATLADLTVELEERKAAQHAPTVQGVTLASLHAAKGLEWDAVFLAGLTDGMMPITYAKTDEQVEEERRLLYVGVTRARLHLTLSWSLSRAPGGRPSRRPSRFLNGLRPGSAAPAPGPGSADGRAARGRGRRGPALCRVCGKTLTEAGELKLMRCEDCPSDMDEGLYERLREWRAAQSKEQGLPAYCVFTDKTLIAIAEAAPSEEGELSMISGVGGRKLARYGAEVLAICAGQEVGAGHPDDA
- a CDS encoding mycoredoxin, encoding MQDTGTVTMYSTTWCGYCRRLKTQLDREGIAYNEINIELDPESAAFVEKANGGNQTVPTVLVKSAAGSESVMTNPSLAQVKQALAV
- the nudC gene encoding NAD(+) diphosphatase — translated: MEVPVSTHTERPLTERPLSLAAPSGIDRAAHHRLDEAWLAAAWSHPTTRVFVVSGGQVLIDDTPDGGTGIVMTPAFEAPVTETHRYFLGTDEDGVRYFALQKDALPGRMDQSARPAGLREAGLLLSPRDAGLMVHAVALENWQRMHRFCSRCGERTVVAAAGHIRRCPGCGAEHYPRTDPAVIMLVTDDRDRALLGRQVHWPEGRFSTLAGFVEPGESIEQSVIREVWEEAGVRVGEVEYVASQPWPFPYSLMLGFRARATTSEITVDGEEIQEARWFSREELRAAFASGEVLPPSGISIAARLVELWYGEPLPKAAA
- a CDS encoding dipeptidase, encoding MSDTPPDNVVRTYIDTHRAAFLDDLAEWLRIPSVSAQPEHAGDVRRSAEWLAAKLKETGFPVAEVWETPGAPAVFAHWPSEDPDAPTVLVYGHHDVQPAALADGWHTDPFEPVIRDGRMYARGAADDKGQVFFHTLGVRAHLAATGAAAPAVHLKLIVEGEEESGSAHFRELVEARAAELAADVVIVSDTGMWSETTPTVCTGMRGLADCEIDLHGPDQDIHSGAFGGAVPNPATAAARLVAALHDADGRVTIPGFYDNIAELTDAERALIAELPFDESEWLRTAKSHAAAGEAGYSTLERVWARPTAEVNGIGGGYQGPGGKTIVPASAHLKLSFRLVSGQDPYEVEAAVRDWVAAGIPAGIRHSITFGAPTRPCLTPLDHPALQSVVRAMGRAFGQKIRFTREGGSGPAADLQDVLDAPVLFLGISVPSDGWHAPNEKVELDLLLKGVETSAYLWGDLAAAHHRTTA
- a CDS encoding ATP-dependent DNA helicase, giving the protein MPARPPALTDPEQLKELLGIPFTPEQMACVTAPPAPQVVVAGAGSGKTTVMAARVVWLVGTGAVAPEQVLGLTFTNKAAGELSERVRKALARAGITDPDPSPADTDAAGGEPRISTYHAFAGQLLKDHGLRIGLEPSSRLLADATRFQLAAKVLREAPGPYPSLTKSVPDLVGDLLALDGELSEHLVEPERLRLHDTELLGVLAGTKLTNEDLRKVPEAVRGRLELLELVARYRAAKRSRDLFDFSDQIALSAQLATTRPEVGAMLREEFRVVLLDEYQDTSVAQRLLLSGLFGAGSGHAVTAVGDPCQAIYGWRGASVANLDDFPEHFPHADGTPATRLSLSENRRSGGRLLDLANGLAAPLRAMHEGVEALRPAPGAEAAGQVRCALLETHAQELDWLADSVAHLVRTGTEPREIAVLCRSAGDFAQIQAVLVDRDVPVEVVGLSGLLHLPEVADLVAVCEVLQDPGANASLVRLLIGPRWRIGARDLALLGRRARLLVSRAPAGADPDERLAAAVEGVDPAEIVSLADALETFLDGAGQAPDDLPFSAEARIRFAHLAQELRDLRRSLADPLMDVLHRVLTATGLEVELSASPHALAARRRETLSNFMDVAAGFAALDGEATLLAFLAFLRTAAQYEKGLDHALPGGENTVKVLTAHKSKGLEWDVVVVPDLCAGAFPKEKPPEAWTSYAKVLPYALRGDAPTLPGDPAWTSAGLKSFKAELKHHKSVEELRLGYVTFTRPRSLLLASGHWWGPSQKKRRGPSAFLEALYEHCSAGFGEIEAWADEPDPTAENPALSGESTPDHSWPLPLDPHSLTLRRAAAALVESYLAAPPPPPEEDKYLWPPDCEEPWPAEDPWDPQPPSDGPWAPESAADGPGPVSRADGPGTAPADVAGPDPDDLWSGEAWARPGTGAPHGARGSAPVSGRGGAGDESDPATPAADAPAGGRPGPEGEDLWPGADPWAGEAGPADAATPRRGPAGAAAAADRRPAGHGSGGLVPEEARAVASWDRDLDALEGELRRARAAVRDVELPSALSASQLLRLAADEQGFVRDLARPMPRPPQPAARQGTRFHAWVESRFDELPLPFLDVLDPVTDLPGAGSDQEIADEADLESLKAAFERSPYADRPPHRMEAPVQLTLAGRVVRGRIDAVYRNEDGSYEIVDWKTGRTTEADPLQLAVYRVAWAEATNTPLDRVSAAFLHVRSGRVIRPRNLPDRARLERILQGESDPDGDHQADG